A region of the Drosophila subpulchrella strain 33 F10 #4 breed RU33 chromosome 3L, RU_Dsub_v1.1 Primary Assembly, whole genome shotgun sequence genome:
TGGGATGGGGGTCAGATTTTGTAATGATCCTATGCAATTGATAAGATTACTGGTAGTATTGGTCAATTTTTCTTAACactattttcattttaaaaaatagacgctttttattttaaatcgaTATGTTGTTTACTGATAAGTAAATAATAGCAAATTATTTTAGTGAACTTCATGATTTGCCAATCTATATTTGTGCACATAGCGTGCTACTTAACAAACGCTTTGGTTTAATTTACGTTAATTGGCTTATAAAATGTTTTCCTTGGTTAAAAGTATTTATGCTCCATAAAATATCGTTCGGCTTCACTCATGTCAACTTAAATTATctcaattaaaatttgaaaacatTGAATTTAACAAGAATTTAAAGATCGGGATCATCAAATACATTGTTGTCAATGGGCGAACTTCAAAACAAGATCGCGTGCCAAATCAAAGCCGAGATCAAATAAATAGGATGGCCTCAGTATTGCCAAGTGACAGTTCAAAATGAAGTGGCCTGGGATAGTTTTACTACTCCACTTGGTGCAAAATATAAAGGtgattgtaaatatttttataaaagtattaTTTCACAACTAGTTATTTAAACAGTGCGAGCAATCCTATGAGGTTACCAATGAGAGACTAGAAGCCTTCGAGGGCGATTCGCAAACTTTGGTCTTCTTCAACAACCTGAAAACTGTTGGTCGAGAAAGAGCTCTCAACGGGTCCTTCAAATTCAGTGGTGAGATGAACAATGATGACTTTAAGGTTTCGGTGGAACTCTATTCAAGTCCCAGAGGCGATGGGGAGTTTAAGAGGATGGCCATGGACGTGCCCCAAACGAGCATTTGCGATTGCTTCAAGAAGTTCTATGTCCAGTTCGTGCAACCCTCCGTAAAAACTGGAGAGACCACCAATTTCCCCTTAGTCGATGAAGACTTTTGCCCAGTTCCTGAGGGAGACTTCTACAttaaaaatgtcctttttaACACCGAAGATTGGCCAACGCAAGTGCCTCGAGGGATTGTCAAGGCgattataacattttttagtggTGGTGAAAATGTTGGAGGCCTTATAGTGGAAGTGAAAATTGAGGATCGAGAAAGTTAGAGGggcttatcaaaatatttatagagtTCGCTGAGGGATAATCTTTTAGTTTCGCTAACTTTAATACGATTAGATAAAGTAAAGAGCGTAAAATGTAAAAGTGTATAAAAGTATCTcagactttttaaaaataggtTAAGCAAATGCATTACCCAATGTTAAATTTCCTTAAATAAAATAGTGTCTTTGAAAGCTGAGTATATTTGCATAACTAACAATAATGACATCACTTCAACATTTTTAGGCATTGATTAAAACATCATAAATAGAAACCCCTTGGCGATAAATGTGTGAAATCAAAGATCATGTTGGTATTATTGAAAAATGCAATTCTATTGCCCATAGTTCATTTGCACCACCTGCACGACCTTAAGAACTATGACCCAATTGTGTCAGAAAATCAACCACAAAAGATCAACAATTTTCAATTGTGGAATCGAATCAATAAAGTCGCCATCCGCTGTGGTCACCTGGCCACAATTGCGGCAAGGTGTCCATTCGGACCCCTGCAGATCGTAAACAATGCACCTCGATGCGGAGACACGATCAAAGCCAACTGACAACCGACTCCATATGACACCTATATCACGCACCCACTCCCAGAACGCTCTTTCCACAGACCCCTTTCAATTTATGCAAAGCACATCGAGATCGATCGGAGTTACTCAATTAAGTGCCAACAATTTGCTGCGaagttttcaatttcaattgccTGGCCAAGGAAACGTGCCACATGTTGCGAGTCTTTTTTGTGGGGGACGCCAGCAGGTTTTTGGCTCTCCATGCGCTAATTTGAGCAAATCAAACAAGACTTCAGAAAAAAGATTCAAAGCGGTTTTCGGAGTTGCAGCCAACCAGTTTCGATCGCTGGCTGCGTGCAGTTTTTGTGGCAGCAAcatgaaaatacaaaaaataaaaacacctgCCACAATTGATTAAATCGCGGCAATTCATTGTTGTGAACGAAGAACTACAAAGAGGTACGACAGAACGAAGCTAAGTACAGTATTGATTGGGGTATAAATTGGagatatattaaatataataagttTGGAAGGtacaatattaaaatgttaCCTATAAAACCATTAAATACAGATTTAATGCTAtcttaaataataaaacataaaatattagGTTGATAAACATAAGTTGTAATTGGTCCAAACTAATGGTCGATGTgtaataaacatattttaatattttatatttactcTTTACTGTAACAAGCAATCGAGGTTGATTGATTTTGTGGGTTCTTGAGGTTCGTGGGTGTTCTTTTCGCGATCGTGAGGGTTTCCATTTGCCCAACTAAACTGGCTCAGACACCATGGCTACCAATTGATTTCCCTACCGACTCCCCTCTGTTTCGCATAAATCAAGTTTTGCGCAATAAAGTTTTTGGCACGTTCTAAAAGTGTTAATTGGATTTTTTGCTTAAGTCCCACATAGCGATTTGCATAGAGCGAAACGGAAAATTTGTGTGGGCTGATGTCGATCAGTGATTCGTCAAATGCAAATGAATCTCATTAGCTAATGTATGTAGATTTTCAGAAAGGATTGTTTCTTCGGCTGACTTTAATACAATTTAAGGTAAGTTTAGAAGTTGCACAATTACAAAATGAAACTAAGTGgttataatactttttttttaaggaattttatttaaaatgttttaaactaCCGTTATACGCTGTAATTTTTGTACAAAAGTTGTTAATAAGTGGTTTAGTTTTGCACATCTTGAAgtgataaatataaataatttacgGTCCTTAAAGATTTTATCATTTGACCCTAGGAAGCTCAGTAATTTTTACGATGCatgttgttttttatttgggATTTGATTATTTCCAGAATTTACACAATCGTTTTAATGGCATCCAAAACAGGGCCATAAAACTGTTCGAATCTTCAGATCCAGCACACAGCTGCCTCTCGAGAATAAAACTTGTACAAATTGTTTTCAACAGAATTATGGCATCTATCCCAAGGCCCGAGAAAGATAGCTCAGCGACAATGATTAAATATTTGAGCCTTCTGTTCCAGACCCCCCCAAACGATTATAGGGCAACGAGTGTGGAACAATTTTATTAATGGGTCGCGTGATTTAATGTGCCCCCCGTTCGATATGGATATAGCTATAAATCTGTGTGGCAATGCTTTTGTCTGGGTCGTTGCTTAATTGCGTAATGATTGAGTTAGTTGCTGGTTTGGGTTTATGATCCTAACCGCTAAGTGGAAAGAAGATCGGCGCCCCGCAGTGGAAATGATAGCCGAAATCGAGCCAAGAAATTAACTTTTGAACTTTAATTAGGTATCTCTCAATTGGTTTAATAAGGCTTAGTGTAGAAGAAAGTTTCTCACGTTCTCaaactttttaaatacttATACCCTGAAACGAATTTGATATTTTTGTCAGCTCTCGACCAAAGTACATTTCTATTATTTTCTCATTGTGCCATTAAAGCTGTCATCGCAGTATTTCAAATACATTTGCTTCCCCCATCCAATCAAAGTCATTAAATTTTGCTAATTAAACGACAACAGTTGGTGACCCAAATCTGGAAAGAGTTTCGCCAGAATACAAGCCCAATAACCGAAAACAATAAAAAGCAGAAAGATATTTAATGGGGGTGTCGGAGGAATTTGAACAGATTTTCCACTTGAAAGTTTTCGCACACAAAAAGTAAAAGCGAAATAATGGTCGGCAGAAATATTGAACTGAAAATCCGGTGCAAATGGCTACTTCagatggaaatggaaaatccTCAgtcctaaaaaatatttttttttgggcttaCAGCTTTTACGGGGTTAATGATGATGGAGTGCAAAACGACATGTGAAGTCAGAAATTTT
Encoded here:
- the LOC119554065 gene encoding uncharacterized protein LOC119554065, with the translated sequence MKWPGIVLLLHLVQNIKCEQSYEVTNERLEAFEGDSQTLVFFNNLKTVGRERALNGSFKFSGEMNNDDFKVSVELYSSPRGDGEFKRMAMDVPQTSICDCFKKFYVQFVQPSVKTGETTNFPLVDEDFCPVPEGDFYIKNVLFNTEDWPTQVPRGIVKAIITFFSGGENVGGLIVEVKIEDRES